CGGTGAAGGAGTGGGTACGGTCCTCGCCGCGCAGCCACACCTCGTCGGGCGACGGGTGGGCGGTGCTGTTCCGGGCCTTGGCGTACCCGCTGCCGTAACTCTGTTTGACGTAACGGTCATTGACAAAGGAGTCAACATTGACCGGCCCGGTCAGCTTGGCCGCGCGCAGCACGGTCACATCCTTCTTCAGCGCGGCGACCAGCTGCGGTTTGAGGGTCGGATCGAAGGTGGCGAGGCCGCCGGCGCCGTTGTAGAGGTAGACCACCTCGGGCGGCAGACCGGTGGCCTCGGCGACCCGCCGGGCGGCATCCACCGGGTGGGTCTGCAACGAGCGCGTCGCCTCCCGTTGCGCGGTGAGGAACGCCCGCACCACGGCCGGGCGCTGCGCGGCGAAGGCGTCGCGTACGGTCACACCGTGGAAGGTGGGCAGGTCGAGCGCGCCCCCGTCGTAGAGCGCCTGCGCCTTGCCCTGGAAGGCGAGCAGCCCCGGCCAGGCCACGAACTGGGAGAGGGCGTCCGCGCTGCCCGACTGGAGTGCCGAGGCCCCCACGGCCGGCTGCTGATTGAGTTTGTGGATGTCCTGTTCCGGATCGATCCCGGCCTGCCGCAGGGCCCGTACGAGAGTGCCGTCGGAGGCCGAGCCGACGCTGCTGGACACCGTCTTGCCGCGCAGGTCCGCAAGCGAGCGCAGGCCGGAACCGGGCTTGGTCACAATGGTGTTGAGCGCCCCGCGCAGGTTGTAGCCGGTGACGGAGACCAGCCGGGTCGGCGCGTGCAGCTGCCTGCCACGGGCGGCGTTGATGAGCAGCGGGAAGTCGCCCATCGAGCCGATGTCGACCTTCCCCGCGACCATCTGTGCGGTGATCGGTGCACCGGTCGCGTAGTCCTGCCACCGCACCTTGTACGTTCTGCCGTCGCGCTTGCCCTGGGCGCGCAGCGCACGTTCGAACAAGCCCAGCGAGCGCAGCAGGGTACCGGCGGTGACGGTGTTGATGGTCTTGGACTGGTAGCCGACGGTCACGGTGACGGTCTTGTCGTCCGAGGCGTCCGCGGCGCTGCCGCAGCCGCTGAGCGAGGCCGCCAGCAGAACGGCCGGGAGCGCCGCGGCGAGCGCCCTGCGGCGAGCGGCACGGGGTGTGGCGGAAGAAGGGGCGGGCGGGCGCCGGGAGGGGGAGGGGGACGGCACGAACGGGGAGCCCGTGGGTCGGGAGCTCATGAACGGGGGCCTCTCATCGCAACAAATAGGGCATGTTGACCGTGACCGCGCCGGTGGGACAGCGCGCGGCACACGGCCCGCAGTACCAGCACTCGTCGACGTGCATGTACGCCTTGCTGCTCGCCGGGTCGATGGCGAGCGAGTCCAGCGGGCACATGTCGACGCACAGCGTGCAGCCGTCGATGCACTTGGATTCGTCGATGGTCACGGGCACATCGGTGCGTTGGGGCGCAAGAGGCATGGCGGTCTCCAGGGCATGGCGGGGTAGGGGAGGGCGGGGAGGGAAGGCGGTCGTCGGGGCGGAGCGGGCGCGGGGGCTCAGATCGTGCGGTGCAACAGGCCCCGCATGGTGAGACGGTCACCGCGGAAGCGGATGAACTCCAGGTCGACGGGGGTCCCGTCGGCGAGATGGGTGAGGCGTTCGAGCATCAGCACGGCCGTGCCGCGCGGCGCTTCCAGTACGGCGGCGGAGTGCGCATCGGCGTTGACGGCCTCCAGGGTGATCTCGGCGGTGCCCAGAGGCTGTCCCGCCGTCTCCTCGATCAGCCGGAAAACGTCGTTGTTCTCCAGATCGGCGTCGAGCAGGGGCAGCCCGATGTCCATCGGGATATAGGTGAGGTCCAGGGAGAGGGGCAGGCCGTCGAGCCTGCGCAGCCGTTCCACGTAGAGCACCTCGCCGCGCGGCGGGATCCGCAGCCGGTCCGCCACCGGGGCCGGTGCGGCGACCGGGCTGATGGTGCGTACCTCGTTGGTGACCCGGCCGTGCGAGTGCAGGGTCTCGGCGAGACCCATCAACCGGTCGAGCGCATGCGGATACTTCTGGCCCACCACCACCGTTCCCACGCCCGGCTGGCGCGCCACGAGCTGCTCGGCACGGAGCAGGTCGAGGGCCTGGCGGACGGTGTTGCGGGACACGCCGTAGTCCGCGCCGATCACCTCCTCGTGCGGCAGCACCCCATCGGGGAAGAGGCCTCCGAGCACCTGGTGCCGCAGCAGGTCGGCGAGCTGCCGGGCGCGGTCCGCGCGGAGCCGGCGACGGCGCGCGGCGGCTACCGGAGTGGTGTGCTGGCGGGTGCGTTCGGCTGGCATGCGGTGGACCCTACCGAGCGGATCCGGCCCGTGGTGTTGCCGCAGTATTGCGCCACCTACCGCCGTGCGAACGGCGGCTGTGACCTGGGAGTACGGCGCTGCCGCGGCAAGATCTGCCACCCCGGACACGGCCGCCCGGAACCCCCGCGCCGACCCTCCGATACTCCCGCGGCCGCCTTTCCGGTTGCTCCGCGGCACCGCGGATGCGGCCGTCCGGCCCAGCGAATGCGGCCGTCCGGCGTCCGTGTCGCCGGGCGGTCCGCGCCGACCTCCGGATAGCGTCGAAGCCCAGTACAACGCCGCCCCGACCCGAGCCGCACCGCCCGGCGCCGCCGCCGAGCAGGCGTGGCCACCGGCGGAGCGGGCCCCGCCGCGGTGCCGGGCGGCCGACGAGGAGGTGGGCGCGTGGCGGCCGTGGTGTTCGCGTTGCTCGCGGCCGCCAGCAATGCGCTGGCCACGGTGCTCCAGCGACGCGCGGCCCGCACGGTCCCGCTGTCCACCGGGCTGCGCCTCGGTCTGCTCGTCGATCTGCTGCACCGTGCCGTCTGGCTCGGCGGGATGCTCGCGGTCATCGCCGCGGCCTGCTTCCAGGCGCTGGCCCTGTCGCAGGGAGCGCT
This Streptomyces decoyicus DNA region includes the following protein-coding sequences:
- a CDS encoding ABC transporter substrate-binding protein, which produces MSSRPTGSPFVPSPSPSRRPPAPSSATPRAARRRALAAALPAVLLAASLSGCGSAADASDDKTVTVTVGYQSKTINTVTAGTLLRSLGLFERALRAQGKRDGRTYKVRWQDYATGAPITAQMVAGKVDIGSMGDFPLLINAARGRQLHAPTRLVSVTGYNLRGALNTIVTKPGSGLRSLADLRGKTVSSSVGSASDGTLVRALRQAGIDPEQDIHKLNQQPAVGASALQSGSADALSQFVAWPGLLAFQGKAQALYDGGALDLPTFHGVTVRDAFAAQRPAVVRAFLTAQREATRSLQTHPVDAARRVAEATGLPPEVVYLYNGAGGLATFDPTLKPQLVAALKKDVTVLRAAKLTGPVNVDSFVNDRYVKQSYGSGYAKARNSTAHPSPDEVWLRGEDRTHSFTGPDALLRFAAAHHGKVRAAYVADATTGTRWFADKAVWVRDGARLLPFAARATADAWTRKHRGARPLSYAAALEQAR
- a CDS encoding 4Fe-4S dicluster domain-containing protein: MPLAPQRTDVPVTIDESKCIDGCTLCVDMCPLDSLAIDPASSKAYMHVDECWYCGPCAARCPTGAVTVNMPYLLR
- a CDS encoding GntR family transcriptional regulator; protein product: MPAERTRQHTTPVAAARRRRLRADRARQLADLLRHQVLGGLFPDGVLPHEEVIGADYGVSRNTVRQALDLLRAEQLVARQPGVGTVVVGQKYPHALDRLMGLAETLHSHGRVTNEVRTISPVAAPAPVADRLRIPPRGEVLYVERLRRLDGLPLSLDLTYIPMDIGLPLLDADLENNDVFRLIEETAGQPLGTAEITLEAVNADAHSAAVLEAPRGTAVLMLERLTHLADGTPVDLEFIRFRGDRLTMRGLLHRTI